A window of Echeneis naucrates chromosome 13, fEcheNa1.1, whole genome shotgun sequence contains these coding sequences:
- the agfg1a gene encoding arf-GAP domain and FG repeat-containing protein 1a isoform X3 yields MAASAKRKQEEKHLKMLREMTSLPPNRKCFDCDQRGPTYANMTMGSFVCTSCSGILRGLNPPHRVKSISMTTFTQQEIEFLQKHGNEVCKQIWLGLYDDRTSSVPDFREPQKVKEFLQEKYEKKRWYVPPEQAKVVASVHASISGSSNSSTSSTPEVRPLKSLLGESAPSLHLNKSTPPNQSPVVSRGQTHQQQFHDKKFDLLSDLGGDIFAAPPNLNAAASSSFANFAHFNSHTTAQNATTNADFANFDAFGSTSGSTGGFPSAPQVPFQPSNTAFTVLSSSRSMGSASGGVANANFANFDNFPKSCSADFGSFSSSSQTNSTGAGKDAVQSTSIPADRYAALADLDNTFSSPKTEQGAGIPGGVSSAAAAAGVTGLPQKQPVMPSGGDRYAALAELDTVFSSSAPATSVYNTTSTSQGGMFGSEPGVSSTQAQQALPGMAQSFGAQSTNPFVAAGVAPATAPTNPFQSNGRTANAAAAAAAAAAASFGTGSMSMPSGFGNTAAYNLPTSFSGTFQQPFPGQAPFPQPPAYPQQPNGGGIPAFGQAKPVVTPFGQAMPGPGPGPMVSSNPFLGAGPSAQYPAGGSSTNPFL; encoded by the exons ATGGCGGCGAGTGCGAAGcgaaaacaggaggagaaacaCCTGAAGATGCTAAGAGAAATGACGAGTTTGCCTCCCAATAGAAAGTGCTTTGACTGCGACCAACGCGGCCCAACCTATGCCAACATGACTATGGGCTCCTTCGTGTGCACCTCCTGCTCCGGCATCCT GCGGGGACTGAATCCACCTCACAGAGTCAAGTCTATCTCCATGACAACCTTCACACAACAAGAAATCGAGTTCCTACAGAAGCATGGAAATGAA GTATGTAAACAGATTTGGCTTGGCCTTTATGATGACAGAACCTCCTCAGTACCAGACTTCAGAGAACCACAAAAAGTCAAGGAGTTCCTTCAAGAAAAATATGAGAAGAAGAGGTG GTACGTACCTCCCGAGCAGGCCAAGGTAGTAGCATCGGTCCATGCTTCCATCTCGGGTTCCTCAAACAGCAGTACAAGCAGCACCCCGGAGGTTAGACCACTCAAATCCCTGCTGGGGGAGTCAGCTCCCTCCCTACACCTCAATAAGAGTACACCACCAAATCAG TCTCCTGTGGTCAGCCGTGGACAAAcccatcagcagcagttccaTGACAAGAAGTTTGACCTCCTCAGTGACTTGGGTGGAGACATCTTTGCTGCCCCGCCTAACTTGAATGCAGCCGCCAGCTCCAGTTTTGCAAACTTTGCACATTTCAACAGCCACACAA CAGCACAGAATGCCACCACAAATGCAGACTTTGCAAATTTCGATGCATTCGGGAGCACTTCTGGGTCGACAGGTGGTTTCCCCTCCGCACCCCAAGTCCCATTCCAACCCTCAAATACAG CATTCACTGTGCTCTCATCCAGCCGCAGTATGG GTAGCGCCTCAGGGGGAGTAGCCAATGCCAATTTTGCAAATTTTGACAACTTCCCCAAATCGTGTAGTGCTGACTTTGGATCCTTCAGTTCCTCCTCCCAGACTAACTCCACAGGAGCTGGCAAAGATGCTGTACAGAGTACTAGCATCCCTGCCGATAGATACGCAGCCCTCGCTGACCTGGATAACACGTTTAGCTCTCCCAAAACAGAGCAAG GAGCTGGTATTCCTGGGGGGGTGAGCTCAGCtgcggcagcagcaggagtgaCTGGTTTGCCTCAGAAACAGCCAGTGATGCCGTCAGGGGGTGACCGTTATGCTGCTCTAGCTGAGCTTGATACTGTCTTCAGTTCCTCAGCCCCTGCCACCAGTGTTTACAACACCACCAGCACCTCACAAGG AGGTATGTTTGGCTCAGAGCCTGGGGTGTCTTCAACACAAGCACAGCAGGCTCTGCCAGGCATGGCTCAAAGTTTTGGAG CTCAGTCAACTAATCCATTTGTAGCTGCTGGAGTTGCCCCAGCAACAGCTCCCACAAACCCATTCCAGAGCAATGGCAGAACAGcaaatgctgcagcagcagcagcagcagcagcag CGGCCTCATTTGGCACAGGGTCCATGAGTATGCCATCTGGATTTGGGAATACTGCAGCCTACAACCTCCCCACCAGCTTTAGTGGAACCTTCCAGCAACCCTTTCCTGGCCAGGCTCCTTTCCCTCAGCCTCCTGCATATCCCCAACAACCCAATG GTGGAGGTATCCCTGCTTTTGGTCAGGCCAAACCTGTTGTGACTCCTTTTGGGCAGGCAAtgcctggacctggacctggacctatGGTTTCAAGCAACCCTTTCCTG ggtgcTGGTCCATCTGCACAGTATCCAGCAGGAGGCTCTTCAACAAATCCCTTCTTATAG
- the agfg1a gene encoding arf-GAP domain and FG repeat-containing protein 1a isoform X7 has product MAASAKRKQEEKHLKMLREMTSLPPNRKCFDCDQRGPTYANMTMGSFVCTSCSGILRGLNPPHRVKSISMTTFTQQEIEFLQKHGNEVCKQIWLGLYDDRTSSVPDFREPQKVKEFLQEKYEKKRWYVPPEQAKVVASVHASISGSSNSSTSSTPEVRPLKSLLGESAPSLHLNKSTPPNQSPVVSRGQTHQQQFHDKKFDLLSDLGGDIFAAPPNLNAAASSSFANFAHFNSHTTQNATTNADFANFDAFGSTSGSTGGFPSAPQVPFQPSNTGAGIPGGVSSAAAAAGVTGLPQKQPVMPSGGDRYAALAELDTVFSSSAPATSVYNTTSTSQGGMFGSEPGVSSTQAQQALPGMAQSFGAQSTNPFVAAGVAPATAPTNPFQSNGRTANAAAAAAAAAAASFGTGSMSMPSGFGNTAAYNLPTSFSGTFQQPFPGQAPFPQPPAYPQQPNGGGIPAFGQAKPVVTPFGQAMPGPGPGPMVSSNPFLGAGPSAQYPAGGSSTNPFL; this is encoded by the exons ATGGCGGCGAGTGCGAAGcgaaaacaggaggagaaacaCCTGAAGATGCTAAGAGAAATGACGAGTTTGCCTCCCAATAGAAAGTGCTTTGACTGCGACCAACGCGGCCCAACCTATGCCAACATGACTATGGGCTCCTTCGTGTGCACCTCCTGCTCCGGCATCCT GCGGGGACTGAATCCACCTCACAGAGTCAAGTCTATCTCCATGACAACCTTCACACAACAAGAAATCGAGTTCCTACAGAAGCATGGAAATGAA GTATGTAAACAGATTTGGCTTGGCCTTTATGATGACAGAACCTCCTCAGTACCAGACTTCAGAGAACCACAAAAAGTCAAGGAGTTCCTTCAAGAAAAATATGAGAAGAAGAGGTG GTACGTACCTCCCGAGCAGGCCAAGGTAGTAGCATCGGTCCATGCTTCCATCTCGGGTTCCTCAAACAGCAGTACAAGCAGCACCCCGGAGGTTAGACCACTCAAATCCCTGCTGGGGGAGTCAGCTCCCTCCCTACACCTCAATAAGAGTACACCACCAAATCAG TCTCCTGTGGTCAGCCGTGGACAAAcccatcagcagcagttccaTGACAAGAAGTTTGACCTCCTCAGTGACTTGGGTGGAGACATCTTTGCTGCCCCGCCTAACTTGAATGCAGCCGCCAGCTCCAGTTTTGCAAACTTTGCACATTTCAACAGCCACACAA CACAGAATGCCACCACAAATGCAGACTTTGCAAATTTCGATGCATTCGGGAGCACTTCTGGGTCGACAGGTGGTTTCCCCTCCGCACCCCAAGTCCCATTCCAACCCTCAAATACAG GAGCTGGTATTCCTGGGGGGGTGAGCTCAGCtgcggcagcagcaggagtgaCTGGTTTGCCTCAGAAACAGCCAGTGATGCCGTCAGGGGGTGACCGTTATGCTGCTCTAGCTGAGCTTGATACTGTCTTCAGTTCCTCAGCCCCTGCCACCAGTGTTTACAACACCACCAGCACCTCACAAGG AGGTATGTTTGGCTCAGAGCCTGGGGTGTCTTCAACACAAGCACAGCAGGCTCTGCCAGGCATGGCTCAAAGTTTTGGAG CTCAGTCAACTAATCCATTTGTAGCTGCTGGAGTTGCCCCAGCAACAGCTCCCACAAACCCATTCCAGAGCAATGGCAGAACAGcaaatgctgcagcagcagcagcagcagcagcag CGGCCTCATTTGGCACAGGGTCCATGAGTATGCCATCTGGATTTGGGAATACTGCAGCCTACAACCTCCCCACCAGCTTTAGTGGAACCTTCCAGCAACCCTTTCCTGGCCAGGCTCCTTTCCCTCAGCCTCCTGCATATCCCCAACAACCCAATG GTGGAGGTATCCCTGCTTTTGGTCAGGCCAAACCTGTTGTGACTCCTTTTGGGCAGGCAAtgcctggacctggacctggacctatGGTTTCAAGCAACCCTTTCCTG ggtgcTGGTCCATCTGCACAGTATCCAGCAGGAGGCTCTTCAACAAATCCCTTCTTATAG
- the agfg1a gene encoding arf-GAP domain and FG repeat-containing protein 1a isoform X1 — MAASAKRKQEEKHLKMLREMTSLPPNRKCFDCDQRGPTYANMTMGSFVCTSCSGILRGLNPPHRVKSISMTTFTQQEIEFLQKHGNEVCKQIWLGLYDDRTSSVPDFREPQKVKEFLQEKYEKKRWYVPPEQAKVVASVHASISGSSNSSTSSTPEVRPLKSLLGESAPSLHLNKSTPPNQSPVVSRGQTHQQQFHDKKFDLLSDLGGDIFAAPPNLNAAASSSFANFAHFNSHTTAQNATTNADFANFDAFGSTSGSTGGFPSAPQVPFQPSNTAFTVLSSSRSMGEFASALPLQGAHSSASGGVANANFANFDNFPKSCSADFGSFSSSSQTNSTGAGKDAVQSTSIPADRYAALADLDNTFSSPKTEQGAGIPGGVSSAAAAAGVTGLPQKQPVMPSGGDRYAALAELDTVFSSSAPATSVYNTTSTSQGGMFGSEPGVSSTQAQQALPGMAQSFGAQSTNPFVAAGVAPATAPTNPFQSNGRTANAAAAAAAAAAASFGTGSMSMPSGFGNTAAYNLPTSFSGTFQQPFPGQAPFPQPPAYPQQPNGGGIPAFGQAKPVVTPFGQAMPGPGPGPMVSSNPFLGAGPSAQYPAGGSSTNPFL, encoded by the exons ATGGCGGCGAGTGCGAAGcgaaaacaggaggagaaacaCCTGAAGATGCTAAGAGAAATGACGAGTTTGCCTCCCAATAGAAAGTGCTTTGACTGCGACCAACGCGGCCCAACCTATGCCAACATGACTATGGGCTCCTTCGTGTGCACCTCCTGCTCCGGCATCCT GCGGGGACTGAATCCACCTCACAGAGTCAAGTCTATCTCCATGACAACCTTCACACAACAAGAAATCGAGTTCCTACAGAAGCATGGAAATGAA GTATGTAAACAGATTTGGCTTGGCCTTTATGATGACAGAACCTCCTCAGTACCAGACTTCAGAGAACCACAAAAAGTCAAGGAGTTCCTTCAAGAAAAATATGAGAAGAAGAGGTG GTACGTACCTCCCGAGCAGGCCAAGGTAGTAGCATCGGTCCATGCTTCCATCTCGGGTTCCTCAAACAGCAGTACAAGCAGCACCCCGGAGGTTAGACCACTCAAATCCCTGCTGGGGGAGTCAGCTCCCTCCCTACACCTCAATAAGAGTACACCACCAAATCAG TCTCCTGTGGTCAGCCGTGGACAAAcccatcagcagcagttccaTGACAAGAAGTTTGACCTCCTCAGTGACTTGGGTGGAGACATCTTTGCTGCCCCGCCTAACTTGAATGCAGCCGCCAGCTCCAGTTTTGCAAACTTTGCACATTTCAACAGCCACACAA CAGCACAGAATGCCACCACAAATGCAGACTTTGCAAATTTCGATGCATTCGGGAGCACTTCTGGGTCGACAGGTGGTTTCCCCTCCGCACCCCAAGTCCCATTCCAACCCTCAAATACAG CATTCACTGTGCTCTCATCCAGCCGCAGTATGGGTGAGTTTgcctctgctctgcctctccAGGGTGCACACA GTAGCGCCTCAGGGGGAGTAGCCAATGCCAATTTTGCAAATTTTGACAACTTCCCCAAATCGTGTAGTGCTGACTTTGGATCCTTCAGTTCCTCCTCCCAGACTAACTCCACAGGAGCTGGCAAAGATGCTGTACAGAGTACTAGCATCCCTGCCGATAGATACGCAGCCCTCGCTGACCTGGATAACACGTTTAGCTCTCCCAAAACAGAGCAAG GAGCTGGTATTCCTGGGGGGGTGAGCTCAGCtgcggcagcagcaggagtgaCTGGTTTGCCTCAGAAACAGCCAGTGATGCCGTCAGGGGGTGACCGTTATGCTGCTCTAGCTGAGCTTGATACTGTCTTCAGTTCCTCAGCCCCTGCCACCAGTGTTTACAACACCACCAGCACCTCACAAGG AGGTATGTTTGGCTCAGAGCCTGGGGTGTCTTCAACACAAGCACAGCAGGCTCTGCCAGGCATGGCTCAAAGTTTTGGAG CTCAGTCAACTAATCCATTTGTAGCTGCTGGAGTTGCCCCAGCAACAGCTCCCACAAACCCATTCCAGAGCAATGGCAGAACAGcaaatgctgcagcagcagcagcagcagcagcag CGGCCTCATTTGGCACAGGGTCCATGAGTATGCCATCTGGATTTGGGAATACTGCAGCCTACAACCTCCCCACCAGCTTTAGTGGAACCTTCCAGCAACCCTTTCCTGGCCAGGCTCCTTTCCCTCAGCCTCCTGCATATCCCCAACAACCCAATG GTGGAGGTATCCCTGCTTTTGGTCAGGCCAAACCTGTTGTGACTCCTTTTGGGCAGGCAAtgcctggacctggacctggacctatGGTTTCAAGCAACCCTTTCCTG ggtgcTGGTCCATCTGCACAGTATCCAGCAGGAGGCTCTTCAACAAATCCCTTCTTATAG
- the agfg1a gene encoding arf-GAP domain and FG repeat-containing protein 1a isoform X6, translated as MAASAKRKQEEKHLKMLREMTSLPPNRKCFDCDQRGPTYANMTMGSFVCTSCSGILRGLNPPHRVKSISMTTFTQQEIEFLQKHGNEVCKQIWLGLYDDRTSSVPDFREPQKVKEFLQEKYEKKRWYVPPEQAKVVASVHASISGSSNSSTSSTPEVRPLKSLLGESAPSLHLNKSTPPNQSPVVSRGQTHQQQFHDKKFDLLSDLGGDIFAAPPNLNAAASSSFANFAHFNSHTTAQNATTNADFANFDAFGSTSGSTGGFPSAPQVPFQPSNTGAGIPGGVSSAAAAAGVTGLPQKQPVMPSGGDRYAALAELDTVFSSSAPATSVYNTTSTSQGGMFGSEPGVSSTQAQQALPGMAQSFGAQSTNPFVAAGVAPATAPTNPFQSNGRTANAAAAAAAAAAASFGTGSMSMPSGFGNTAAYNLPTSFSGTFQQPFPGQAPFPQPPAYPQQPNGGGIPAFGQAKPVVTPFGQAMPGPGPGPMVSSNPFLGAGPSAQYPAGGSSTNPFL; from the exons ATGGCGGCGAGTGCGAAGcgaaaacaggaggagaaacaCCTGAAGATGCTAAGAGAAATGACGAGTTTGCCTCCCAATAGAAAGTGCTTTGACTGCGACCAACGCGGCCCAACCTATGCCAACATGACTATGGGCTCCTTCGTGTGCACCTCCTGCTCCGGCATCCT GCGGGGACTGAATCCACCTCACAGAGTCAAGTCTATCTCCATGACAACCTTCACACAACAAGAAATCGAGTTCCTACAGAAGCATGGAAATGAA GTATGTAAACAGATTTGGCTTGGCCTTTATGATGACAGAACCTCCTCAGTACCAGACTTCAGAGAACCACAAAAAGTCAAGGAGTTCCTTCAAGAAAAATATGAGAAGAAGAGGTG GTACGTACCTCCCGAGCAGGCCAAGGTAGTAGCATCGGTCCATGCTTCCATCTCGGGTTCCTCAAACAGCAGTACAAGCAGCACCCCGGAGGTTAGACCACTCAAATCCCTGCTGGGGGAGTCAGCTCCCTCCCTACACCTCAATAAGAGTACACCACCAAATCAG TCTCCTGTGGTCAGCCGTGGACAAAcccatcagcagcagttccaTGACAAGAAGTTTGACCTCCTCAGTGACTTGGGTGGAGACATCTTTGCTGCCCCGCCTAACTTGAATGCAGCCGCCAGCTCCAGTTTTGCAAACTTTGCACATTTCAACAGCCACACAA CAGCACAGAATGCCACCACAAATGCAGACTTTGCAAATTTCGATGCATTCGGGAGCACTTCTGGGTCGACAGGTGGTTTCCCCTCCGCACCCCAAGTCCCATTCCAACCCTCAAATACAG GAGCTGGTATTCCTGGGGGGGTGAGCTCAGCtgcggcagcagcaggagtgaCTGGTTTGCCTCAGAAACAGCCAGTGATGCCGTCAGGGGGTGACCGTTATGCTGCTCTAGCTGAGCTTGATACTGTCTTCAGTTCCTCAGCCCCTGCCACCAGTGTTTACAACACCACCAGCACCTCACAAGG AGGTATGTTTGGCTCAGAGCCTGGGGTGTCTTCAACACAAGCACAGCAGGCTCTGCCAGGCATGGCTCAAAGTTTTGGAG CTCAGTCAACTAATCCATTTGTAGCTGCTGGAGTTGCCCCAGCAACAGCTCCCACAAACCCATTCCAGAGCAATGGCAGAACAGcaaatgctgcagcagcagcagcagcagcagcag CGGCCTCATTTGGCACAGGGTCCATGAGTATGCCATCTGGATTTGGGAATACTGCAGCCTACAACCTCCCCACCAGCTTTAGTGGAACCTTCCAGCAACCCTTTCCTGGCCAGGCTCCTTTCCCTCAGCCTCCTGCATATCCCCAACAACCCAATG GTGGAGGTATCCCTGCTTTTGGTCAGGCCAAACCTGTTGTGACTCCTTTTGGGCAGGCAAtgcctggacctggacctggacctatGGTTTCAAGCAACCCTTTCCTG ggtgcTGGTCCATCTGCACAGTATCCAGCAGGAGGCTCTTCAACAAATCCCTTCTTATAG
- the agfg1a gene encoding arf-GAP domain and FG repeat-containing protein 1a isoform X4: MAASAKRKQEEKHLKMLREMTSLPPNRKCFDCDQRGPTYANMTMGSFVCTSCSGILRGLNPPHRVKSISMTTFTQQEIEFLQKHGNEVCKQIWLGLYDDRTSSVPDFREPQKVKEFLQEKYEKKRWYVPPEQAKVVASVHASISGSSNSSTSSTPEVRPLKSLLGESAPSLHLNKSTPPNQSPVVSRGQTHQQQFHDKKFDLLSDLGGDIFAAPPNLNAAASSSFANFAHFNSHTTAQNATTNADFANFDAFGSTSGSTGGFPSAPQVPFQPSNTGSASGGVANANFANFDNFPKSCSADFGSFSSSSQTNSTGAGKDAVQSTSIPADRYAALADLDNTFSSPKTEQGAGIPGGVSSAAAAAGVTGLPQKQPVMPSGGDRYAALAELDTVFSSSAPATSVYNTTSTSQGGMFGSEPGVSSTQAQQALPGMAQSFGAQSTNPFVAAGVAPATAPTNPFQSNGRTANAAAAAAAAAAASFGTGSMSMPSGFGNTAAYNLPTSFSGTFQQPFPGQAPFPQPPAYPQQPNGGGIPAFGQAKPVVTPFGQAMPGPGPGPMVSSNPFLGAGPSAQYPAGGSSTNPFL, from the exons ATGGCGGCGAGTGCGAAGcgaaaacaggaggagaaacaCCTGAAGATGCTAAGAGAAATGACGAGTTTGCCTCCCAATAGAAAGTGCTTTGACTGCGACCAACGCGGCCCAACCTATGCCAACATGACTATGGGCTCCTTCGTGTGCACCTCCTGCTCCGGCATCCT GCGGGGACTGAATCCACCTCACAGAGTCAAGTCTATCTCCATGACAACCTTCACACAACAAGAAATCGAGTTCCTACAGAAGCATGGAAATGAA GTATGTAAACAGATTTGGCTTGGCCTTTATGATGACAGAACCTCCTCAGTACCAGACTTCAGAGAACCACAAAAAGTCAAGGAGTTCCTTCAAGAAAAATATGAGAAGAAGAGGTG GTACGTACCTCCCGAGCAGGCCAAGGTAGTAGCATCGGTCCATGCTTCCATCTCGGGTTCCTCAAACAGCAGTACAAGCAGCACCCCGGAGGTTAGACCACTCAAATCCCTGCTGGGGGAGTCAGCTCCCTCCCTACACCTCAATAAGAGTACACCACCAAATCAG TCTCCTGTGGTCAGCCGTGGACAAAcccatcagcagcagttccaTGACAAGAAGTTTGACCTCCTCAGTGACTTGGGTGGAGACATCTTTGCTGCCCCGCCTAACTTGAATGCAGCCGCCAGCTCCAGTTTTGCAAACTTTGCACATTTCAACAGCCACACAA CAGCACAGAATGCCACCACAAATGCAGACTTTGCAAATTTCGATGCATTCGGGAGCACTTCTGGGTCGACAGGTGGTTTCCCCTCCGCACCCCAAGTCCCATTCCAACCCTCAAATACAG GTAGCGCCTCAGGGGGAGTAGCCAATGCCAATTTTGCAAATTTTGACAACTTCCCCAAATCGTGTAGTGCTGACTTTGGATCCTTCAGTTCCTCCTCCCAGACTAACTCCACAGGAGCTGGCAAAGATGCTGTACAGAGTACTAGCATCCCTGCCGATAGATACGCAGCCCTCGCTGACCTGGATAACACGTTTAGCTCTCCCAAAACAGAGCAAG GAGCTGGTATTCCTGGGGGGGTGAGCTCAGCtgcggcagcagcaggagtgaCTGGTTTGCCTCAGAAACAGCCAGTGATGCCGTCAGGGGGTGACCGTTATGCTGCTCTAGCTGAGCTTGATACTGTCTTCAGTTCCTCAGCCCCTGCCACCAGTGTTTACAACACCACCAGCACCTCACAAGG AGGTATGTTTGGCTCAGAGCCTGGGGTGTCTTCAACACAAGCACAGCAGGCTCTGCCAGGCATGGCTCAAAGTTTTGGAG CTCAGTCAACTAATCCATTTGTAGCTGCTGGAGTTGCCCCAGCAACAGCTCCCACAAACCCATTCCAGAGCAATGGCAGAACAGcaaatgctgcagcagcagcagcagcagcagcag CGGCCTCATTTGGCACAGGGTCCATGAGTATGCCATCTGGATTTGGGAATACTGCAGCCTACAACCTCCCCACCAGCTTTAGTGGAACCTTCCAGCAACCCTTTCCTGGCCAGGCTCCTTTCCCTCAGCCTCCTGCATATCCCCAACAACCCAATG GTGGAGGTATCCCTGCTTTTGGTCAGGCCAAACCTGTTGTGACTCCTTTTGGGCAGGCAAtgcctggacctggacctggacctatGGTTTCAAGCAACCCTTTCCTG ggtgcTGGTCCATCTGCACAGTATCCAGCAGGAGGCTCTTCAACAAATCCCTTCTTATAG
- the agfg1a gene encoding arf-GAP domain and FG repeat-containing protein 1a isoform X8 translates to MAASAKRKQEEKHLKMLREMTSLPPNRKCFDCDQRGPTYANMTMGSFVCTSCSGILRGLNPPHRVKSISMTTFTQQEIEFLQKHGNEVCKQIWLGLYDDRTSSVPDFREPQKVKEFLQEKYEKKRWYVPPEQAKVVASVHASISGSSNSSTSSTPEVRPLKSLLGESAPSLHLNKSTPPNQSPVVSRGQTHQQQFHDKKFDLLSDLGGDIFAAPPNLNAAASSSFANFAHFNSHTRAGIPGGVSSAAAAAGVTGLPQKQPVMPSGGDRYAALAELDTVFSSSAPATSVYNTTSTSQGGMFGSEPGVSSTQAQQALPGMAQSFGAQSTNPFVAAGVAPATAPTNPFQSNGRTANAAAAAAAAAAASFGTGSMSMPSGFGNTAAYNLPTSFSGTFQQPFPGQAPFPQPPAYPQQPNGGGIPAFGQAKPVVTPFGQAMPGPGPGPMVSSNPFLGAGPSAQYPAGGSSTNPFL, encoded by the exons ATGGCGGCGAGTGCGAAGcgaaaacaggaggagaaacaCCTGAAGATGCTAAGAGAAATGACGAGTTTGCCTCCCAATAGAAAGTGCTTTGACTGCGACCAACGCGGCCCAACCTATGCCAACATGACTATGGGCTCCTTCGTGTGCACCTCCTGCTCCGGCATCCT GCGGGGACTGAATCCACCTCACAGAGTCAAGTCTATCTCCATGACAACCTTCACACAACAAGAAATCGAGTTCCTACAGAAGCATGGAAATGAA GTATGTAAACAGATTTGGCTTGGCCTTTATGATGACAGAACCTCCTCAGTACCAGACTTCAGAGAACCACAAAAAGTCAAGGAGTTCCTTCAAGAAAAATATGAGAAGAAGAGGTG GTACGTACCTCCCGAGCAGGCCAAGGTAGTAGCATCGGTCCATGCTTCCATCTCGGGTTCCTCAAACAGCAGTACAAGCAGCACCCCGGAGGTTAGACCACTCAAATCCCTGCTGGGGGAGTCAGCTCCCTCCCTACACCTCAATAAGAGTACACCACCAAATCAG TCTCCTGTGGTCAGCCGTGGACAAAcccatcagcagcagttccaTGACAAGAAGTTTGACCTCCTCAGTGACTTGGGTGGAGACATCTTTGCTGCCCCGCCTAACTTGAATGCAGCCGCCAGCTCCAGTTTTGCAAACTTTGCACATTTCAACAGCCACACAA GAGCTGGTATTCCTGGGGGGGTGAGCTCAGCtgcggcagcagcaggagtgaCTGGTTTGCCTCAGAAACAGCCAGTGATGCCGTCAGGGGGTGACCGTTATGCTGCTCTAGCTGAGCTTGATACTGTCTTCAGTTCCTCAGCCCCTGCCACCAGTGTTTACAACACCACCAGCACCTCACAAGG AGGTATGTTTGGCTCAGAGCCTGGGGTGTCTTCAACACAAGCACAGCAGGCTCTGCCAGGCATGGCTCAAAGTTTTGGAG CTCAGTCAACTAATCCATTTGTAGCTGCTGGAGTTGCCCCAGCAACAGCTCCCACAAACCCATTCCAGAGCAATGGCAGAACAGcaaatgctgcagcagcagcagcagcagcagcag CGGCCTCATTTGGCACAGGGTCCATGAGTATGCCATCTGGATTTGGGAATACTGCAGCCTACAACCTCCCCACCAGCTTTAGTGGAACCTTCCAGCAACCCTTTCCTGGCCAGGCTCCTTTCCCTCAGCCTCCTGCATATCCCCAACAACCCAATG GTGGAGGTATCCCTGCTTTTGGTCAGGCCAAACCTGTTGTGACTCCTTTTGGGCAGGCAAtgcctggacctggacctggacctatGGTTTCAAGCAACCCTTTCCTG ggtgcTGGTCCATCTGCACAGTATCCAGCAGGAGGCTCTTCAACAAATCCCTTCTTATAG